One Elephas maximus indicus isolate mEleMax1 chromosome X, mEleMax1 primary haplotype, whole genome shotgun sequence DNA segment encodes these proteins:
- the LOC126068691 gene encoding nucleosome assembly protein 1-like 1, with protein sequence MPYDEMGGCAPEEADAGSGRQHPQALVVSIEAAGSLGGRAQGLPRVVKRRINALKNLQAEYAQIEAQFYRDLYGLETKYAAFYQPLFDKRSDIINAIYEPTEDECQWEVGIQKGVCEATESEPEGKPPVNGIPRFWLTAFKNIKILRKLIQENDELILAHLKDVKIKFSGVEEPMSFTIEFVFMSTEYFFNKVLTKTYHMRSHPDDSDPFFSQGPEIISSSGCKIYWKQGKNVTMKTLNLQQCAGHGSVVPTRSKVPSRSFFTYFYPPDSPQGRLLGVAVDYKLAYIFRELLIPKPVLFFTKEAIECNSDEEGHEAGGEEGKKGDKNEEPEGGPKKNLILVEDSTGESRYLPMALNINLFYF encoded by the coding sequence ATGCCCTATGATGAGATGGGGGGCTGTGCACCCGAGGAGGCTGACGCTGGCAGCGGGAGGCAACATCCTCAGGCTCTTGTAGTCTCTATTGAGGCAGCTGGCTCACTTGGAGGCCGGGCTCAAGGCTTGCCTCGTGTGGTTAAGCGCCGGATCAATGCTCTCAAAAATCTTCAGGCAGAATATGCTCAGATAGAAGCACAGTTCTACAGAGACCTTTACGGTCTTGAGACAAAGTATGCTGCCTTCTACCAACCTTTGTTCGATAAGAGATCTGATATCATTAATGCAATTTATGAGCCCACAGAAGATGAGTGTCAGTGGGAAGTAGGTATTCAGAAAGGAGTTTGTGAAGCAACAGAAAGCGAGCCTGAAGGAAAACCACCAGTAAATGGCATACCTCGCTTTTGGTtgacagcttttaaaaatataaagattcTTCGTAAGTTGATCCAAGAAAATGATGAACTGATACTGGCACACTTGAAAgatgtaaaaattaaattttcgGGGGTTGAGGAACCAATGAGCTTCACCATAGAATTTGTCTTTATGTCAACTGAGTATTTTTTCAACAAAGTTCTGACAAAAACATACCACATGCGATCACACCCAGATGATTCTGATCCCTTCTTCTCCCAAGGGCCAGAAATAATCAGCAGCTCAGGTTGTAAGATTTACTGGAAACAGGGAAAAAATGTCACCATGAAAACACTCAATCTGCAACAGTGTGCGGGCCATGGAAGTGTTGTGCCAACCAGAAGCAAGGTGCCCAGCCGTTCTTTTTTTACCTACTTCTATCCTCCTGATTCTCCCCAGGGTAGATTACTGGGTGTTGCTGTTGATTATAAATTGGCATATATTTTCCGTGAACTTCTGATCCCAAAGCCTGTGTTATTCTTCACTAAAGAGGCGATTGAATGTAATTCTGATGAAGAGGGTCATGAAGCTGGaggtgaggagggaaaaaaaggggACAAAAATGAGGAACCAGAAGGAGGACCCAAAAAGAATCTGATCCTAGTAGAGGACAGCACCGGAGAATCCAGGTATCTTCCCATGGCTTTGAATATCaacctgttttatttttaa